A genomic stretch from Schistosoma haematobium chromosome 2, whole genome shotgun sequence includes:
- the ARL6IP5_1 gene encoding PRA1 protein 3, variant 2 (EggNog:ENOG410VAUG~COG:E,T) yields MRSVPLRSFNDFLGFGARYSIPKECKWNGRMVSNLIYYQSNYFLLSLVIIMLLSALNPIPVITGLLVICLPLMILLFLDTQTLNTINQPKILVPVCIVIAMLLIRFISGIIFFFCVLLVPVLTVCLHALCRQRNLKNRVCKLVESVRSGEQKTLMGYMLEVFGVDVRLLTIDN; encoded by the exons ATGCGTTCAGTACCTTTACGATCTTTCAATGACTTTTTAGGCTTTGGCGCTCGATACAGTATACCCAAAGAATGTAAATGGAATGGACGAATGGTTTCAAATCTAATTTATTATCAGTCGAATTACTTTTTGTTAAGCTTAGTTATAATAATGTTACTGAG CGCGCTTAATCCCATTCCCGTTATAACAGGACTTCTTGTGATATGCTTACCCTTGATGATCCTCCTATTTTTAGATACACAAACCCTTAACACTATTAACCAACCAAAGATACTTGTACCTGTATGTATTGTCATCGCCATGTTACTGATTCGTTTCATATCTGGAATCATCTTTTTCTTTTGTGTTCTACTTGTTCCAGTACTAA CAGTATGCCTTCATGCCCTCTGTAGACAACGTAATTTAAAGAACAGAGTTTGTAAACTTGTGGAATCAGTTCGCTCTGGAGAACAAAAGACACTAATGGGATATATGCTGGAAGTATTTGGTGTAGATGTACGACTGCTTACTATTGATAATTAA
- the ARL6IP5_1 gene encoding PRA1 protein 3 (EggNog:ENOG410VAUG~COG:E,T), with product MILLFLDTQTLNTINQPKILVPVCIVIAMLLIRFISGIIFFFCVLLVPVLTVCLHALCRQRNLKNRVCKLVESVRSGEQKTLMGYMLEVFGVDVRLLTIDN from the exons ATGATCCTCCTATTTTTAGATACACAAACCCTTAACACTATTAACCAACCAAAGATACTTGTACCTGTATGTATTGTCATCGCCATGTTACTGATTCGTTTCATATCTGGAATCATCTTTTTCTTTTGTGTTCTACTTGTTCCAGTACTAA CAGTATGCCTTCATGCCCTCTGTAGACAACGTAATTTAAAGAACAGAGTTTGTAAACTTGTGGAATCAGTTCGCTCTGGAGAACAAAAGACACTAATGGGATATATGCTGGAAGTATTTGGTGTAGATGTACGACTGCTTACTATTGATAATTAA